From Luteococcus japonicus, one genomic window encodes:
- a CDS encoding ATP/GTP-binding protein — translation MCTTGVEAGGHVHSFWSAAQPAGVAAPPDPAVLAKQLVAQMNLRAIDVGMAPEDRPGVVGTVGLPVWMWVENPSAQTFGPQTRSLSERGVTVSATAKVKRVVWQMGDGQAVTCTTAGSVFGPGDGGKSSPDCGHTYSQRGAYTIRATSFWAVDWTASGGQTGSIAMDFTTDRVLEVGEVQVIGR, via the coding sequence ATGTGCACCACTGGTGTTGAGGCTGGCGGGCACGTCCACTCGTTCTGGTCGGCGGCGCAGCCGGCTGGCGTGGCGGCGCCGCCGGATCCTGCGGTGTTGGCGAAGCAATTGGTGGCGCAGATGAATTTGCGGGCGATTGATGTGGGGATGGCTCCGGAGGATCGTCCCGGTGTGGTGGGGACGGTGGGGTTGCCGGTGTGGATGTGGGTTGAGAATCCGTCGGCGCAGACGTTTGGCCCGCAGACCCGCAGCTTGAGCGAGCGGGGCGTGACGGTGTCGGCCACGGCGAAGGTGAAGCGGGTGGTGTGGCAGATGGGCGACGGCCAGGCCGTGACGTGCACGACGGCGGGGTCGGTGTTCGGGCCTGGGGATGGCGGAAAGTCGTCGCCGGATTGTGGCCATACATATTCGCAGCGGGGGGCGTACACGATCAGGGCGACGTCCTTCTGGGCTGTTGATTGGACGGCGTCGGGCGGGCAGACGGGGAGTATCGCGATGGATTTCACGACGGATCGGGTGCTTGAGGTGGGCGAGGTCCAGGTGATCGGGCGATGA
- a CDS encoding excisionase family DNA-binding protein, producing the protein MNAEQRMVDVESVQSAARRLGVCPRTVRRMIADGRLPSYRIGDRLIRVQRADVDALVWRAS; encoded by the coding sequence ATGAATGCAGAGCAGCGCATGGTTGATGTGGAGAGTGTGCAGTCGGCCGCTCGTCGGCTTGGTGTCTGCCCACGGACAGTGCGGCGAATGATTGCCGACGGCCGACTACCGAGCTACCGGATTGGGGATCGACTGATCCGCGTCCAGCGGGCAGACGTGGACGCCTTGGTTTGGCGTGCGTCATGA